One Aegilops tauschii subsp. strangulata cultivar AL8/78 chromosome 2, Aet v6.0, whole genome shotgun sequence genomic window, CAactatttcttttctttagggTATTATTATGACCGTCGTACTCCCCCAGACAATCACATTCTTCATTAATGAATCACTTTAGATGCATAATGTGCATCACATTATCAAAAGTATAGAGGAGTTTCATCATTCTTAATTTATCTGATATTTCTTTCTCCCCCTCGAAATGTGGCAAGAACTTTTCTGCCACAATTTCAAAAACCATTCATAACTTTTGTGAATTGAGGAAACTTCAATTATCTATTTCATTCATTTGATTACTTGAAGTTATCTGTTAACTGATATGGGAGTACTTTTTCCTCATTCCATTTCAGAAACTCAACAGAGTTCTTTATTATTAGTACTTTTGCAAGTCACACTTGCATATCAATCTTATCTTTAGGTTCGTCTCTCACTTTTATTCTCTTTGGATTTATTGAGTGGTTAATGACCGTTGCACATAAGGTGTACGGTCGATACTAAGAAAGCATAATAGCTACTCCATACTTTTCTCCCAAAGTGGGACACATTAAACGCACATGAGTCATCATATCTTTCTCCTATCATATAGGATAAGTCCTTTGCATAAATTTCTCCCGCCATACAGGATTCTGACATAATACTATGTCAACTTTACCCAGTTACGCGGGTATTTTTTCAGACTTTTCCCGCCATGCGGTTTTTATCATAATCATCTTTTTCCCGCTATGTGGGTAATTCCCTGTAAGGGACATAAATGCCAGAATTGGCTCGTTTGACTGCATATTCAATCATCAAATTCAGAAATAAATCCGAATGCTCTTTGACGCACGTGCTTGATCCGacgttggtcaaattaaacacgcatgttgcttgtttcatttcaaatcatgttgactgaaaaatcttcttcatagagagtacatgaaagacattcgTCAACCAAGACTCTTAATGATCTTTCTCTTTTATTTTGAAGCCATTCTTTAGAGAGAACATACTCCCTCACGTTATGACCTTTCTTGGTCATCTTTCGGGTCACAAGTACCCAGCCATTTCCTTTCGCGAATGAAAACATGGAAAACTTTTAGTCTGAGAAAACTTAGCCAATAATCAACAATAATGAGCATAAAAAATAACCCCATGTTGGTCTGGTTAAAAAAATATGCACATCAAAGTTTGAAAAGCTTTCTTTTATATTCTAAATCACCGTTGGGCAGAATTAGAATAAAATATCATCCTTCTACATTAATTACATATCACCGTTGGGCGGAAATGAAAATAATGCATATAACTCGTAAATAATGTGATGATAAAATTTCTATTAAGCGACTTTGCTAAGAAAATAATCATCATTATCAACTTTATTGCAGCGGAAAACTTTTAATATGCATTTCTCAATCTTTATCAAATGCTCTGAAAATTGGTCACTTTGATACAAAAATTATCAGAGATTTGAACTTTTAACTATAACACTCATTGAATTATAATATTGTCATCATCAACgttggtcagaaaataacaataccataATTAAACTTTAATCAAATATCTTTCTACTGTCATAACAGAAGCTATCTGAATCTGATTTCACCCACAAGTGAAAAAAACTTCTCTTAAAAAACTGTTCATCCAATTAAATTTTCCCGTTGGTTCCAATTTAATTAGAGGATAATACTTTTTCTTTCTTTGTAAAAGAGTACTATTAATTATTTACGCAGCggaaaaacatgaataaaaaattcatgaactttttactGTTAAAATAAACTTTTCTTTGACTAAATAAAAATTCATAAACTTTATTATTTTCTTTATAAATTCATGAACATATCGTTTTCTGAAAATTTTCTATTTCATTTTCAGAAACTTTTTCTGtttacttttctatttttctaaacaAAATTTTGTTGGAAAAATTCGCATAGAAAAAACTATTTGAAATCTGCCACAAATCTTGACAAATAACAAAGAAATGCAGCTGGTCCGGCGCGCTGCTGCGGCCTCGGCCCAGCACCCCGCGCGAGTGAGCCCGCGGGGGCTGGCCTGGTCCGGCTCCACTTTAGGCTCAAAAAGCCCGGGGCGAGGCTAGGGTTTCGATCTCAGCCGTTCGATTGCATCGAACGATCCAGCGAACTTTTCGCTCGAACCAAAACGAGGAGAGCCCCCCGATCCGAAAACCTAGCCCCCATTCTCTCGATGCTTCTTTCCCTCTTCGTCTCTGTAGTCGCCCGCGACGGCGACGGCCTGGCCGCCGGCGACGGCGCTGAGGGCCACCGCGCCGCGCCCGGCCGCCGGAGACGGCCACCGCGCCGCGCCTCTTTTCTTCCCCTTTCCTCTGTGCATCTCGCCCGCAGCGGCCACTGCATGCCGCCGGCGTTGCTCAGCCCGTCCGCCGGCGACGGGGTCGAAAACCTCCGCGTGGTGCGAGGCTCTGCTTCCTCCCCCTTTTCTTTCCATCTTTCAAGCCCCCCATCCACCACCGCGTtgtatgagagagagagagagccacgGGCAGAGCTGCTGTTTGCTCCCCCTCGCGCCGGCGGCTGACGCGCGATACTGCGGCGCCCTCCCTGTCCCCTTTGCCGGCGTGCGCGAGCATCTCCAGGGTGAACGCGCTGCCGTCAAATGGCACGGTGGTGGTGCCCATTGCCCCTTTCGGGGTGGTTCTTCGTCCGGCGCCTCGGCTTGCCGATGCGCGGCCGGATCGAGAGGAACGACGCGGCCATGACGGCGGCGCTACTTTAGGGATTTCTTTTCCCTCTTTTCTCTATTAGCAGTTAGGGTTCTTGAGGATGGGGGATCTTTCTATCTCTGGCTTTCTTTGTACCGAAGATCCTATAACCAATCTCTGGCTGATACCATTGATAGATTCTGTGGATCGGTTAGGCTAGGATTCCGGCAACAGTGGTGGTAGATATTACCTTCTTCTTGTGGCTCGAGGAGCTcccggtgccggccatggtgaCGGTGGCCGGTGATGGCAGAGTAGCGGTGGCGGTGCTTCCCGTCAGCACTGCACTAACCCTAAATcggtaggggatgtaggtggggCATACGGCGTCACGACGAACCTCGTGATGCGAGCCGCCGGCcccacctctttatatagtgcAGGTGACAGGGGCCCGTCAACCATAGTCGGTtgagcgcccccgatcagggcgcagATCTAAGGGCCCGGTGGGCCGTTGGGCCCACACGGTGGAGATCATCCTAACAGAAGGAGGACTACGCCAAAAACAGAAAAGAATTATAACCCATCAATTAAAAGAGGCATTGTCCTCGCAAGAGGAGGAAGATAACAGAACAGAACAGTGCTACATTCGAGCATTTTCCTCACAAAAACTATCCTGAGTTGCCCAAAGAATGATTTTTGTGGAAAAATACCCCCTGCGTTTATACCAACAAATTACAGCTTAGAACCAGAAACAAACTTACAAGACAAATTGAATAACTTATTACAGCAATGTACAGCTCGTCGATCCACACTTTTATGACCTGTTTCCTTATGTTTGCGCCGGGGTATTTCTCGACAAAAATGAGCCCATTCGAGGGAGAAACGACTTTTTCTTTCGCAACTTTCGGTTCGGAACATGGTCCTCGTAGCTACTGCCTGACATGTGTAGCCGTGAATCCTGCTCTTTCAGGTAAGGATCAACAAATGGGCTACTCACAGGGTTAACCGCACGCTTTGCCGCCTCCTGAATTTTCCGGCGCTGCTCATGGTCAGATCTCCATTTCCTCAGTTGCTGCTCAGCAGCAAGTTTCCCCTCGTTTGCCCTCTCGGCTCTCTCCAATGCaagttcaagagttctcttcttTTCATCCATCTCCTTTGCTGCTTCAGTTAGCCTGTCTAGGCTCTCTAATTCAGAGCCTTTCGCGGACTCTACCTGTGTCAGCGCTTCTGCCACCTTCTCATTTGCCAGCTCTTCAGCTTCTTgtgctttcttgctaagggcgtAATACTCGCTTATAGGAAGCGTCACTCCTCTGGGAGAATCCTCGACGTTGCTGGCCTCTTTGCTTTCTTTCAATGCTCGAACTGCCGCGAGTGCTAGCCTCTCAGACGCTTTGGATGCTTCTATTTCCTTCAGAACAGCACATAACCTGCTGCTTGTTGTAGTTGCAGCTGCTTTGGTTTGCTCAGTATCTTCCTTGGCTTTTCTCAGCTCCTCTTCTGCTGCTTGAGCTGCGTCCTTGGCATCCTCGGCCTCCTGAGCTGCTTGCTGCAACATCTTAGGGAGCTCCACCATTTTCTCTTGGGCATCTTCTTCCTTGGACCTCACAGATTCTATCTCTTTTTGAGTCCTGTTGAGCTCAGCTTCTAGTGAAGAAACTGCAATTGATGCCATCACTTCCCTCTGCTGCAATGAGTCAAGTGAAGCTTTCTCCCTGTCCAGCTCTGATCTGAGAGTTGTCGCCGCAACTCTTAACAATTTGGCCTCAGTTTTTGTATTTTCTATGTTTGCTTTAACCTCCTCGAGCTCTTTCTGTGTTGAAGCTAGAGTTTCCTTAATTGAGCTGCTAATTTGTCTAGCGTCTTCAGACTCATGCTCCTTGGCAACTCCTAAAGCTTCTTTGCACAGTATACTCTCCACATAGTCTGCAAGCTCAGACTTGAGGCCATGCAACTTGCGCAAATTTGCTTCAAGATTCTTCTTCAAATCATTTTGGGACAGAAGCTTATTGTTCAGTTGTTGCAGCTCCTCTTGTGCCTGGACCAACTCTCCATCCCAAGCAAGGCAATCTTGCTCTTTCGCCAGTACTGCACCGATTCTACGTTCTTCAGCATCATGATGTGCAGCATGGGCCAACTCAAGAGATCCTTTAGCTGCAATCAGTTCTACAGTCAGCCCCTCCACTCGCTTCTCGATATCTTTCCCGGCGGCTAACACTTCTTCAGCCCTTTTGATTGCTCGGTCTCTTTCATTGACTAAGGTAGCATACTCTTCGTGTAATGTTCTCAGCTCCTCCTTTACTGATTTAAGTTCGGCAACAGATTTTTCGTGCCTTTCTTTCGCGACTTCCATTTGAGTCTTGGCTATTACACTAGAATCATCAGCTACTCCCCGCTCAATTTCTTGCACCCTGAGCTGTGCAAGCTCAGAGTCCTGTTTTGCTTGAACTTCTTCCATCTGTGCTTTCTCCAGTTCATGCTTGAGCTCTTCTATAATTCTTTTAGTAGTCTCAAGTTCATCAAGTACCCGTGACTTAGCCATCTCTGCGGCTTCAAGTTCTTCTTTGCATTGTGGAATTTCTTTCTGAGCATTTTCAAGTTCAAGCTGTATGAACTTGCGTCTCTGCGTAAAAAGAAAATTCCTTTAGATTCTACATGATGAAAATTCAGTTATGTATCAGACAATGTAATGTCGACTATGAGCATGTATGGTTAAGACTTGACAAGAATTACCTCCATCATCTGAACTTTGTGAGCTTTCCAATCAACAATTCCTCCAAACTTGGTGACAGCTTCTCTCACAGACTCAAAAGGCGCAGCAGTGTCAATAAGGCCTTTATATGGACTTTCGGGTTTTGCTTCTGAATCATCTATCACTTTTGGTTTTACAGCAATTTTTCTCTGAAAACGTGTCTTGTCTTCAACATGGTTCACTTCGACGGGATATACTGAAGAGGAATGATCTACCTGACCCTTCCCGGAGTGTTTGGATGTCTCTGTTGGTCCTGAATTTGAGAGGATTTCAGGACCTGTGCCCGTAGGGGAATTTGATTCCACGTCGTGCTCTGCTACATCAGAATGAGACTTTACCAATACCTGTGAATGTGAAGATAACTCCGAATCATCGGCAGCAACTGACAGGCCATTAGAGATATCCAATGTGGCTGCTTGGGCTGACTTCTCCTTGTGTGCATCTATATTTTTGTGATCACCGTTACTGACTTCCAGGGTTGGTGAATCCACAAAAATATCTGGATTTTCTGAACCTTCAGCAGCAACTGGCAGGCCATTAGAGATACCCGATGTGGCTGCTTGAGCTGACTTTTCCATGTTTGCATTCATATTTTCGTGACCACCGTTGCTACTGACTTCCAGAGTTGGTGAATCCACATAAGTTTCTGGGATTTCTACCGGAGATGACTCTTTCAAGTTATTTTCTTCAGATGCATGAGTCGACTCCATTCCTTAGGCCCTCGCTATCTTTGCTCCTAAAGATTGTGTAATGAAAGTGAGTATCATGCTCCAAGAGACGAATAATAGCACAAATTCAAGCAAGAAGAGTACACTGCACTACATGTGGGAAGTATCATTAGCATTAGACTTTTTTCCTAGTATGGAACAAAACAATTAGGAAGCTGCGAAACAGTAGCCCAAACTTATTTTGCAATGCCAAGTCTCTATCCATGTTCCAAGGGGAGCAGAGATAACAAAACTGCAATAACAATAGATGACTATGTGCAGCAAATGCATATGCAGTCACCAAAAGAACTTTACTGATCCCGCCCTACATGCCCTAATCATTGCCACCGACTGACACCGAACCTGCTTTCTGTCTGCAATAATTCAGCTACTTTTTGCACCCAACCTTATGTATGCCTGACCTAAAACCATCTTTTCTAAATAAAAAGCCAAAGTAAGCAACCAAATAAAGCATGCCATTTTCATAGCTCCTAAAAATATGTCATAATGGACCAGGTATAGCAGAAATCCTTGTCCCAGCACCATTATTATTTGCAGCAATTATGAGCGAAATCATTCCAATCATGTTCAGTTATAATTCCTTCAAATCATGGTCAGTCCTATAGAACTATGTGCGTCAATCAAACTTGAATGTTTGCTCATCTCCGTACAGGTGTACATATTTTGGCATGACCTCATATTAGTACTAATCTAATCCTAACTAGTACTATAGTACTGTATTAAATAAGATTGAACGCGCTTGAGATTTCATGACTAACCGTACCTAGCACGGTGAAATATTCGAGTTCTACTACTGAACTGGCtttaaataaataaaacagagTGTTTTTAATGGCAGTGGGGTTCTAGCGCTCTTCTTTCACGCAGTGACGTAAACACCCCAAAGAATGAAAATTCTTTCCGGACCGCCCATGATTTCATCGCACAACGAGACCGAGTAGTCCTACTAATCCATGGTATGAACTACAAGGGGAATTTCCATCTTTGGTTGGTTGCTACCTCGGTTCCAAACCAAAATTAGATTCTTCCTGCAACTGACTGTACACCCAAGAGAACCAAAACCGACAAGAAAACCCTGGAAAATTGAGCAGAAAAGCACCGCAAAACCGTCCAAGCCGGGAGCACAGTCTCGCATCGGACGAAGAATCAAGAACTCGGCAGGCCGCCGCAGCCGTGCTCATACAGGAGAGCACGGGGCCGCGGCGAGATTAACTAATGGCGGATTGAAGCGGGAGGGGAGGAAGCTTACTCGATCGCGCGGGCGGGGCTCTTGCGGACGAAGCGATCGGGGCCTCCTTTCGCGGCGATTCGGATCTCCGCTCTTCGTGCTCGCGATTTCTGGcttc contains:
- the LOC109751252 gene encoding protein WEAK CHLOROPLAST MOVEMENT UNDER BLUE LIGHT 1; this translates as MESTHASEENNLKESSPVEIPETYVDSPTLEVSSNGGHENMNANMEKSAQAATSGISNGLPVAAEGSENPDIFVDSPTLEVSNGDHKNIDAHKEKSAQAATLDISNGLSVAADDSELSSHSQVLVKSHSDVAEHDVESNSPTGTGPEILSNSGPTETSKHSGKGQVDHSSSVYPVEVNHVEDKTRFQRKIAVKPKVIDDSEAKPESPYKGLIDTAAPFESVREAVTKFGGIVDWKAHKVQMMERRKFIQLELENAQKEIPQCKEELEAAEMAKSRVLDELETTKRIIEELKHELEKAQMEEVQAKQDSELAQLRVQEIERGVADDSSVIAKTQMEVAKERHEKSVAELKSVKEELRTLHEEYATLVNERDRAIKRAEEVLAAGKDIEKRVEGLTVELIAAKGSLELAHAAHHDAEERRIGAVLAKEQDCLAWDGELVQAQEELQQLNNKLLSQNDLKKNLEANLRKLHGLKSELADYVESILCKEALGVAKEHESEDARQISSSIKETLASTQKELEEVKANIENTKTEAKLLRVAATTLRSELDREKASLDSLQQREVMASIAVSSLEAELNRTQKEIESVRSKEEDAQEKMVELPKMLQQAAQEAEDAKDAAQAAEEELRKAKEDTEQTKAAATTTSSRLCAVLKEIEASKASERLALAAVRALKESKEASNVEDSPRGVTLPISEYYALSKKAQEAEELANEKVAEALTQVESAKGSELESLDRLTEAAKEMDEKKRTLELALERAERANEGKLAAEQQLRKWRSDHEQRRKIQEAAKRAVNPVSSPFVDPYLKEQDSRLHMSGSSYEDHVPNRKLRKKKSFLPRMGSFLSRNTPAQT